The following are encoded in a window of Penaeus vannamei isolate JL-2024 chromosome 35, ASM4276789v1, whole genome shotgun sequence genomic DNA:
- the THG gene encoding uncharacterized protein THG: protein MWLHCTIRFHRVGILSFRRSFQAAAPKMAKSRFEYVKSFETEDRLDPKHWIVIALKHRQYDDLADTYNLEKPNDRRLVQLFEECTRSVMSDFKELVLAYGFGAEFSLVFAKNTTLYRRRAPKLLTNLCSLMASSFVQLWPHHFKECSLIDPPVFEGTVHLFPDDQSLRDYMTQRQLVCHHRNLNNTLFWSLVQDCSLSVDEAQDIVKGTKSEGDKNEILFSKCNKNYNKEEDVFKKGTIIVRTNTRASVQTPEGLVTQRNQSCLSNLCFDFVKDQFWSEIFVLDQPTKVNAKTNYLKDFEKKWKLLPHSWIVIRIDGKGFHKFSEKHSFTKPNDIRSIELMNRAAKRVMEEYPDIILSYGQSDEYTFVVDRYSRMLDRCSNRTISSIVSLFGSTYVHHWVELFEDTPLQYSPAFDARAVLYPNNSCLRDYLSWRQADCHINNMYNTCFWVLVQEGNRSRQEAEEELRGTFSKDKKAILSQFSREYDEEDALYRKGTVMYRDKLPNDGIEETKAAASESCKGPGNIAVEHVDMIGDAFWEQRPWILSKERTVRTLEDIDY from the coding sequence ATGTGGCTACACTGCACGATAAGATTCCATAGGGTTGGCATACTGAGCTTTCGGAGGTCCTTCCAAGCTGCTGCTCCAAAGATGGCCAAGAGTCGATTTGAATACGTCAAGTCCTTTGAGACAGAAGATAGGCTTGACCCAAAACACTGGATCGTCATCGCCTTAAAGCATCGCCAGTATGATGACCTTGCAGACACTTATAACTTGGAGAAACCCAATGACAGGCGCCTGGTTCAGCTTTTTGAGGAGTGCACGAGGTCAGTGATGAGTGATTTCAAGGAACTAGTGCTCGCCTATGGCTTTGGGGCAGAGTTCAGCCTGGTATTTGCCAAGAACACGACACTGTATAGAAGGAGAGCCCCAAAGCTTCTGACGAATTTATGCAGCTTAATGGCCTCGTCATTTGTGCAGCTGTGGCCACACCATTTTAAAGAATGCTCGCTCATAGATCCTCCTGTATTTGAAGGCACAGTTCACCTTTTTCCTGATGACCAGAGCCTGAGGGATTACATGACTCAGCGACAGCTGGTGTGCCACCATCGAAATCTAAATAATACTCTTTTCTGGTCACTAGTACAGGATTGCAGCTTAAGTGTGGATGAGGCCCAAGATATAGTAAAAGGAACAAAAAGCGAAGGTGACAAAAATGAAATTCTATTTTCCAAATGTAACAAGAATTACAACAAAGAAGAGGATGTCTTTAAGAAAGGGACCATCATTGTTCGCACCAATACACGCGCTTCGGTTCAGACACCAGAGGGTTTGGTGACCCAACGAAATCAAAGCTGCCTGAGCAACTTGTGTTTTGATTTTGTGAAAGACCAGTTTTGGAGTGAGATTTTTGTTCTCGATCAGCCCACAAAGGTGAATGCAAAGACAAATTACCTGAAAGATTTTGAGAAGAAATGGAAGTTACTTCCTCATTCTTGGATTGTTATAAGAATTGATGGAAAAGGTTTTCACAAATTTTCAGAGAAACACAGCTTCACGAAACCCAACGACATTCGATCTATTGAACTGATGAACAGAGCTGCCAAGAGAGTTATGGAGGAATACCCTGACATCATCCTGTCCTATGGACAAAGCGATGAATATACCTTTGTGGTAGACCGTTACTCTAGGATGCTGGATCGATGTTCCAATAGGACTATATCGAGCATTGTCAGTTTATTTGGCAGTACTTATGTTCATCATTGGGTAGAATTATTTGAGGATACTCCACTACAGTACAGTCCAGCCTTTGATGCACGAGCCGTCCTGTACCCCAACAATTCGTGCTTAAGGGACTACCTAAGCTGGAGACAAGCTGACTGTCATATCAACAATATGTACAACACCTGCTTTTGGGTCCTAGTGCAAGAAGGGAACAGATCGAGACAAGAAGCCGAGGAAGAACTGCGAGGAACATTTTCCAAAGACAAGAAGGCCATTCTCAGTCAATTCAGTCGCGAGTACGATGAAGAGGATGCACTGTACCGCAAAGGAACCGTCATGTATAGGGACAAGTTGCCGAATGATGGAATAGAAGAAACAAAAGCAGCTGCGAGTGAATCTTGCAAAGGGCCTGGAAACATAGCTGTGGAACATGTCGACATGATTGGCGATGCTTTTTGGGAACAAAGGCCGTGGATTCTGTCAAAAGAACGCACAGTAAGAACTCTAGAAGATATAGATtattga